A DNA window from Terriglobales bacterium contains the following coding sequences:
- a CDS encoding PEGA domain-containing protein, whose amino-acid sequence MRLFVGLLGIVALLAPPSAASPPASPLRVGLHVPDSVALYGPRYEGGAWESRFGARLKQELEEQLRAAFAGVELLSSFPPSQETPGLDAYLVVEQAVARFYGRGAMTAEAQATVSVFNAAREPVKDIPLSSEYVVSYTKDTQPARCDAAVQEVVRNLASQLISALLDPELQGRLQRSAEAERARRERPSAPAPPPKVFGRLVLTTTPAGATVFLDDEYWGESNAEGRLTIAGVPAGAHTLRMKMSGFKELTQAVTVVAGDNPVALQAEVAPPKPLREAEIEEALRYDLPKARLKALIAEYGVDFALTKAAELRLLDAGADKEMLELIARSKR is encoded by the coding sequence ATGCGCCTCTTTGTCGGTCTCCTGGGAATCGTCGCGCTGCTGGCGCCGCCGAGCGCCGCGTCGCCGCCCGCGTCTCCATTGCGGGTCGGCTTGCACGTCCCCGATTCGGTCGCCTTGTACGGTCCGCGGTACGAAGGCGGTGCCTGGGAAAGCAGGTTCGGCGCCCGCCTGAAGCAGGAACTCGAGGAGCAGCTGCGCGCGGCTTTCGCCGGGGTCGAACTGCTCTCGTCCTTCCCGCCCAGCCAGGAGACCCCCGGCCTCGACGCCTACCTCGTGGTCGAGCAGGCGGTGGCGCGCTTTTACGGGCGCGGCGCCATGACCGCCGAGGCGCAGGCCACGGTCTCGGTCTTCAACGCCGCCCGCGAACCGGTCAAGGACATCCCGCTTTCGTCCGAGTACGTGGTCTCGTACACCAAGGACACGCAGCCGGCCCGCTGCGATGCCGCCGTGCAGGAGGTGGTCCGCAACCTGGCGTCCCAGCTCATCTCCGCGCTCCTGGATCCGGAACTCCAGGGCCGCCTACAACGCAGCGCGGAAGCCGAGCGTGCCCGGCGTGAACGTCCCTCCGCGCCCGCGCCGCCGCCAAAGGTATTCGGCCGGCTCGTTCTGACTACGACGCCCGCCGGGGCGACGGTCTTCCTCGACGACGAGTACTGGGGCGAAAGCAACGCGGAGGGCAGGCTGACCATCGCCGGAGTCCCCGCCGGCGCCCACACCCTGAGAATGAAGATGTCCGGCTTCAAGGAGCTGACCCAGGCGGTCACGGTGGTCGCCGGCGACAACCCGGTCGCGCTCCAGGCGGAGGTGGCGCCGCCCAAGCCGCTGCGCGAAGCCGAGATCGAGGAAGCGCTGCGCTACGACCTTCCCAAGGCCCGGCTCAAGGCCCTGATCGCCGAGTACGGCGT
- a CDS encoding PilZ domain-containing protein, with the protein MATKPSIEQWHVARRHPRVPITTPVEIHARYTQGAPIVGNIENVSLGGMLASCREPFDHSTEVAMLFSLPNGHAIRAFGRVAFAVPGKKYGIQFTDLDGESRQELERFTQKALGYNRRSGRIPYRVHLKVRPSVDAGEEPAMTVLASRNGGLLVCRTPFAVGQEFYLRWPEHDIEAKARVVFQQVWQADQLAELGFEFVDEQPFWDIDFPEESKRAY; encoded by the coding sequence ATGGCAACCAAGCCATCCATCGAGCAGTGGCACGTCGCGCGCAGGCATCCGCGCGTGCCCATCACGACCCCGGTCGAGATCCACGCTCGCTATACCCAGGGAGCGCCCATCGTCGGCAACATCGAGAACGTGAGCCTGGGCGGGATGCTGGCCAGTTGCCGCGAGCCCTTCGACCACAGCACCGAAGTGGCCATGCTCTTCAGCCTGCCCAACGGGCATGCCATCCGGGCCTTCGGGCGGGTGGCGTTCGCGGTGCCGGGCAAGAAGTACGGCATCCAGTTCACCGACCTGGACGGCGAATCGCGGCAGGAGCTGGAGCGCTTCACCCAGAAGGCGCTGGGCTACAACCGGCGCAGCGGGCGCATCCCCTATCGGGTGCACTTGAAGGTGCGTCCGTCGGTGGATGCGGGCGAAGAACCGGCCATGACCGTGCTGGCCAGCCGCAACGGGGGCCTGCTGGTCTGCCGCACTCCGTTCGCCGTGGGACAGGAGTTCTACCTGCGCTGGCCGGAGCACGACATCGAGGCGAAGGCGCGGGTGGTCTTCCAACAGGTGTGGCAGGCCGACCAGCTGGCGGAACTCGGCTTCGAGTTCGTGGATGAGCAGCCATTCTGGGACATCGACTTCCCGGAAGAGAGCAAGCGCGCTTACTGA
- a CDS encoding response regulator, whose protein sequence is MKAKRTILCIDDNEQCLSIRKVMLETRGYRVIACSNGADALEAFQRGGVDLVLSDLIMPGLDGTALIEHVKAISPQTPAILFSGTVKVYERDTRADVFLPKGMYAATELLERIRLLLVRKRGPKRANPLPAQPAAAAPRSFVAAS, encoded by the coding sequence ATGAAGGCGAAGAGGACGATTCTCTGCATCGACGACAACGAACAGTGCCTTTCCATCCGCAAAGTCATGCTGGAGACCCGCGGCTACCGGGTGATCGCCTGCAGTAACGGCGCCGACGCCCTGGAAGCCTTCCAGCGGGGCGGCGTGGACCTGGTGCTGAGCGACCTGATCATGCCCGGCCTGGACGGCACCGCCCTGATCGAGCACGTCAAGGCCATCTCGCCCCAGACCCCGGCCATCCTGTTCTCCGGCACCGTCAAAGTGTACGAGCGCGACACCCGCGCCGACGTCTTCCTGCCCAAGGGGATGTATGCCGCTACCGAGTTGCTGGAGCGCATCCGGTTGCTGCTGGTGCGCAAGCGCGGCCCCAAGCGCGCGAACCCGCTGCCGGCGCAGCCCGCAGCGGCCGCGCCCCGATCCTTCGTGGCGGCATCGTAA
- a CDS encoding ABC transporter ATP-binding protein, producing MAAIIQTENVTKVYRVGKVDVPALRGVSLAVERGQFIAIVGPSGSGKSTLFYILGGLTRASSGRVVVDGEDFVQMSDAQRTAMRKRKIGFVFQRFNLLPTLDAMGNIEIAHDIAGGELDRAHLERITGLLGIGDRLRHRPSELSGGEQQRVALARALINRPAIVLADEPTGNLDSENSAIVLKMLRQSNRELGQTVLMITHNPEAAAYGDVIVHMRDGHIVPPEQDPQWSPHQPV from the coding sequence ATGGCGGCCATCATCCAGACCGAAAACGTGACCAAGGTGTACCGGGTGGGCAAGGTGGACGTGCCCGCCTTGCGCGGGGTGTCGCTGGCGGTGGAGCGAGGGCAGTTCATCGCCATCGTGGGGCCGTCGGGCAGCGGCAAGAGCACCCTGTTCTACATCCTGGGGGGGCTGACCCGCGCCTCCAGCGGGCGGGTGGTGGTGGATGGCGAGGACTTCGTACAGATGTCGGACGCGCAGCGCACCGCCATGCGCAAGCGCAAGATCGGCTTCGTCTTCCAGAGATTCAACCTGCTGCCCACCCTGGACGCGATGGGCAACATCGAGATCGCGCACGACATCGCCGGTGGCGAGCTCGACCGCGCGCACCTGGAGCGCATCACCGGACTGCTGGGGATCGGCGACCGGCTGCGCCACCGCCCGTCGGAGCTCTCCGGGGGCGAGCAGCAGCGGGTGGCGCTGGCGCGGGCCCTGATCAACCGCCCGGCCATCGTGCTGGCCGACGAGCCCACCGGCAACCTCGATTCGGAGAACTCCGCCATCGTGCTCAAGATGTTGCGCCAGTCCAACCGCGAGCTGGGCCAGACCGTGCTCATGATCACCCACAACCCCGAGGCCGCGGCCTACGGCGACGTGATCGTGCACATGCGCGACGGCCATATCGTGCCGCCGGAGCAGGACCCGCAATGGAGCCCGCACCAGCCGGTTTGA
- a CDS encoding TIGR00341 family protein, which yields MSTAPAAAATLFKAPEVIYQEAYEGRQFDAVYFAMMVFACLIALMGLLLNSPAVIIGAMLISPLMGPILACGLALTTAEWSLGKKATRNLVLSVGEVVVIAVVATHLSPLRETTPEILARTNPNLMDLLIAFFSGLAGTVALASRKTAFTILPGVAIATAVMPPLATVGYGIGTRQWTVASGAFMLFFTNFTAIVLSASLVFLLIGFRPEVERFGERHLLLVRWRIAIAAALLLVISIPLMRTLLHASEQARIRGQVRDVLRSAIHPPAERQLDSLSVELRNGKVHVTAAVQTAQFIEPAEIERLRTAIEHRIQSPVDFQVQQLQLARRPASTEQVIHDFLAAGLVRPATIAKPPSPAAEIESAQQRLEKSLRSLVGAAGVTAQIQSVGKASDGSVEVNASAQAPQVTPVDMWMVAAAGLGKEVTAPVRMNVTVSVTGGTLVVVYHAKEVRPSSALFRRVRAFSAALPKDMSVAFVPSTGVDQALAARRVAVLHSEIPRAGVDVDLRPPVGDNALAIVPVQRIKVEPRSEAEGSSPPATPASGHD from the coding sequence ATGAGTACTGCGCCTGCCGCTGCAGCGACGTTGTTCAAGGCGCCAGAGGTCATCTATCAGGAGGCCTACGAAGGGCGCCAGTTCGACGCGGTGTACTTCGCGATGATGGTCTTTGCTTGTCTCATCGCGCTGATGGGCCTCCTCCTGAACAGCCCCGCCGTGATCATCGGCGCGATGCTCATCTCGCCCCTCATGGGCCCCATCCTTGCGTGCGGTCTGGCGCTCACGACGGCGGAGTGGTCCCTGGGGAAGAAGGCGACCCGCAATCTGGTGCTGAGTGTCGGAGAGGTCGTTGTGATCGCAGTCGTCGCGACCCACCTCTCGCCGTTGCGGGAGACGACTCCGGAGATCCTCGCGCGGACGAATCCGAATCTCATGGACCTGCTGATCGCGTTCTTCTCGGGCCTAGCGGGAACGGTTGCCCTCGCCTCCCGGAAGACCGCGTTCACCATCCTGCCCGGGGTCGCCATCGCCACCGCCGTCATGCCTCCGCTGGCCACGGTGGGTTATGGCATCGGGACGCGGCAATGGACGGTCGCCAGTGGAGCATTCATGCTGTTCTTCACCAACTTCACCGCCATCGTCCTCAGCGCCAGCCTGGTCTTTCTGCTGATCGGGTTTCGACCCGAGGTCGAACGCTTCGGGGAGAGACACCTGCTGTTGGTCCGCTGGCGCATCGCCATCGCAGCCGCCCTCCTCCTCGTCATCTCCATACCGCTCATGCGGACCCTTTTGCATGCTTCCGAACAGGCTAGGATCCGCGGCCAAGTGCGAGATGTCCTGCGAAGCGCCATTCATCCCCCGGCCGAGCGCCAGCTGGATTCGCTCAGCGTCGAGTTGCGCAACGGCAAAGTGCACGTGACTGCCGCCGTCCAGACCGCGCAATTCATTGAGCCCGCCGAGATTGAGCGGCTGCGCACGGCCATTGAGCACAGGATCCAGTCCCCGGTCGACTTCCAGGTCCAGCAGCTGCAACTGGCGCGCAGACCCGCCAGCACGGAACAGGTGATCCACGATTTTCTGGCGGCCGGCTTGGTCCGGCCTGCGACCATCGCCAAGCCGCCGTCTCCCGCGGCCGAGATCGAGAGCGCGCAGCAGCGATTGGAGAAGTCGCTGCGGTCGCTGGTGGGGGCGGCCGGAGTGACCGCGCAGATCCAATCGGTGGGGAAGGCGTCCGACGGCTCTGTGGAGGTCAACGCCTCGGCCCAGGCGCCCCAGGTCACTCCCGTGGACATGTGGATGGTCGCGGCCGCCGGGCTGGGCAAGGAGGTCACCGCGCCGGTACGGATGAACGTGACCGTGAGCGTGACCGGAGGGACGCTCGTAGTCGTCTACCACGCCAAGGAGGTGCGACCCTCGAGTGCGCTCTTCCGCCGGGTCCGCGCGTTCAGCGCCGCGCTTCCCAAGGACATGAGCGTGGCCTTCGTACCGTCCACCGGCGTCGATCAGGCCCTGGCCGCAAGGCGCGTCGCCGTGTTGCACTCCGAAATCCCACGCGCAGGGGTTGACGTGGACCTGCGCCCTCCGGTA